In Rutidosis leptorrhynchoides isolate AG116_Rl617_1_P2 chromosome 6, CSIRO_AGI_Rlap_v1, whole genome shotgun sequence, the DNA window tagaagtcaaaatagtggatggtaaaacggtgctaggggttgatgtttgtaaaattgtaatgttgtgtttggtactgaaacttttgaaatcgatctcattccgatgactttgggtgattttgatattgttgttggtatggattggctcgatcgtaatagagccgatattgcatgccatgataaattcattcgtgtgaagaccccaagtgggggaaagttaattattcatggtgataagcgaagaagacttgtgccgatatgcacttttgcacgagcacgtcgtttccttgttagtggtggcatggcttttcttgcccatgtagttgatactcgtgatgagccaccacccatttgtgAAATTCCAGTGGTAAATGAatatgaagacgtttttccggatgagttaccgggtgttccggtggaaagacaagttgaatttcgcatcgagttggttccgggggctacccccattgctaaaactccttatcgtttggcaccgacggaaatgcaagagttgttaaatcaaacccaagagttgcttgaaaagggttttattcgactgagttcctcgccatggggtgctccggttttatttgtgaagaagaaagacggtagtatgcggatgtgcatcgattatcgggagttgaacaaagtgacgatcaagaatcgttatgcattgcctcgaattgacgatttgtctgaccaactccaaggtgcaacgtatttctctaagattgacttacggcccggctatcatcaagtacgggttcgtgaggaagacatagagaaaacggcttttcgaacgcgttttgggcattttgagttcgtagttatgccttttgtcttacgaatgcaccggcggcattcatggatcttatgaaccgagtgtgccaacctatgttggacaagtcggtaattgtgttcattgacgacatacttgtttattctaagagtatgaaggaacatgagcaccatttgcgcgaagtattgaagatgttgcggaaggagaagttgtatgctaaattctccaaatgtaaattttggctaagggaagttcaattccttggccatattgtgaataaagaaggtattcaagtagatccggagaagatagaaacggtgaagagttggggacgaccgactaagcctacggaaattcgaagttttcttggattggccggttattatcgtcggtttatccaagacttttctaagattgcttctcctttgacgaagttgacgaagaagaacgtaaggttcaactgggaaaacgagcaagaaattgcttttcaatttctaaaagagaagttgtgtcaagctccggtgttagtgttgccggaaggggtagaagacatgacggtttattgtgatgcttctttaaatgggctcgggtgtgttctaatgcaaagaggtaaagtcatcgcttacgcctctccgcAATTAAAGGaaaacgaaaagagatacccgactcatgatcttgaattggcggcggtggtacatgggttgaaaatttggcgccactacttgtatggtgtcaagtgtacgatttattcagatcataagagtttgaaacatctctttgatcaacgagatttgaattatcgtcgacGTAGATGGATGGGTGGATGTAGTGAAGGACTATGATTGTCAAATACTCTATCATCCGGTAAggagaatgtggtcgcggatgcgttaagtagaaagagtcaacatccggcgatacgagtaggatcgttacgcatgattattactaacgattttcttgtaaagcttggtgagattaaaATTGAAGCTttggttcacaacaagcatgaagagtggattgtggggcaaacggagtctattacattaggcccgcatggtttgttgtcttttcaaggaagagtgtgggtgcctaagatgggtggttaccgacaagtgctcctcgatgaagcacataagtcaaaatattccatttatCCGGGTGCGACggaaatgtaccttgatttaaataaggagtattggtggccgggcatgaaacgtgatgttgttaagtatgttgaacaatgcatcacgtgtttgcaagttaaagccgaacaccaaaagccgtacggtaagttgcaaccattggaggtcccgaaatggaaatgggagcacattaccatggacttcattaccaagttgccaaagacggcgagaacccaatatgatacgatttgggtgatagttgatcgattgacgaagagtgctttgtttcttcccattcgggaaacgatgtCGTCGGATAatttgtccaagttgtttatcaaggaggtgatatcgagacatggggttcctatatctattgtttcagatcgagatactcgtttcacgtctcggttttggaataagtttcatgaagatatgggtactcaattgaaaatgagcacgacgtatcatcctcaaatggacggtcaaaccgagcgtacgaaccaaacattggaggatatgttaagggcgtgtattattgattttggtggtagttgggatgagcacttaccattggtggaattctcgtacaataatagttaccacactagtattggaatgccaccttatgagatgctttatgagcgtaggtgtcgaactcctatttgttggggtgaagtgggacaacaaGAAATCGGAAGTACTGATTTGGTCctagagatgaatagtaagattgaaatgattcggtctcgacttaaggcggcgcaagatagacaaaaatcttatgccgataaagggaggcgaacgattgagtttcaagaaggccccatggtgatgcttaaagtttcgccatggaaaggagttattcggtttcgaaagcgaggaaagttggctcctcgatttattggtcctttcaaggttttggaacgtgttggtgaggttgcttatagactagagttgatcgaagagcttgcggggattcataatacatttcatgtttcccatctccgtaagtgtcttacggatgactcgacttgggtgccgttagaggagattaccttgaacaacaagttagagtatgttgaagaaccaATAGTCATTCtggatgagaaggttaaaatgttgcggaacaaggaagttagaactttcaaagtgaatggcgacatcgaaaaggttccgagtttacgtgggaatccgaagagtttgtcttggtttatcttccggcttgtcatgcggcttggatcgcaaggacgcgctccgattcaaatgGGGGAGAGttctaacatcccgttttccccgtacatatttaaaggtacaaacttaattattagtacgcttataacttgtgcatttatatgattaaaagacctaagtgttagttattgtgtaaatatatatatacgaatatgtatgtatatatatatatacgtgtttagaatatatgcatgtataggtatatgcatgagtccttgttgatgttaagtctcgtgagactaaaagatgaagtttagacgtgaataggaagcgtgaacaaagtgtacaagttgaataaatcgttaaTTTGTGTAAGTTGccgaatggctcagttgaaggcaATTGTCCCGTCGCGGAAGCCTTTGTtgcgccgcgacattgaactcaaaacAAAGTCAGGAGGCCTGTAAAGAAGGGTCtagttttcccttatatgtcgcgccgcggagaataaggtcgcgccgcgaccaataactagaatctgagtcagaaatgatttaagaaagctcgtaaaatacgttaattgtCGCACCGCGACAAttgaggccgcgccgcgacccactgggtgaactggttccggattttgtttttaaaataagtggttcgagggtaaaatcgtcttttcgcgtatagatctgatggagactttaagtctcagccacttatcctttattattcatttctttttcattttcttcctcaaatttctctcaaaacttaaaaacccaattGATTTCAAGTAAGATTTGAGAGTGgaaatttgtgaatcaaaccttggagggagaattaaagttgttctccttgttcttagctacaagtggatagtgttggtaagttttaactccatgttttgagttttaattagtttatgctagggtttggttcatttgaaacttgtaagacccatttgggggtaatattggtggatttgggttataatgatgaaagtaaaccctaatggccataacctagggtttggcctaatgatttgaggttgtaggtgttaaatggtgttgttaagtCACTAATACACCCttaaattgatgaaagaagtgtaatgagtaagtttgactcgattgtgagtctaagtatttaaaatgagtcaaatgagtactagttgacctaattgggtgaaatgggtatgaaataccccaagtttgtgttagttgaggttagtagactttaattcactagctttagtgattaaagttgagtcttggccgtttatgggcggttttggtgtagttgagccatttaatgcaaattgggtcattaaatgctcaagagtgagtagtgtggttaattccactagttgtgtattgaatgtgtacttatgtattaggtactttgctcgaagcatacggaagcattaaatcatcaccgaagtgttaaggtgagtggaataattatatgcttgcatatatgatgtatttatttgtgaagtatgagttgtgaagtgtcgatgtgttaagacaccacttctcacgtggcgagtgaagtttcgatgtgttaagacaccactcgggagtgaagcatcgatgagttaagatgccacttcgagagatgtagcgagtgaagtgtcgatgtgctaagacaccactcggggtgaagtgtcgaagtgttaaggcaccacccggggtgaagtatccaTGTGTTAAGATGCcgcccgtggggttagtgtacgaagtgttaagtgcactaatggttgttatgaactccgacggtcctttaaataccgttccctcgttcgattggttaaccatggttgtgtgtggattgtagcatattatattttttgTGCTATatactattgttatgctagctcgtatggtggagggtttagtattatacttgtgatggtatgattatttatattgctagcatgtatgcggtaaatgcgtaagtgattgcaagtaagtagattgtatatgtaatcgtataattgttgcactcactaagcattagcttacccctctcgttgtttatctttttagatgcaggtgcggataaggggaaaggggttgttgggcactaggtgtcctttgatgatgtttcgttggagcttttggaagttggcctagcgttttgggtagtttagcctcaaaccatgctcgatgtgttgtttggattaaaactatcatttttggttaggtcaaacttgtatcacatttgttaatggtcgtcgtgcctattgtaaacactaaacttgttgtatgttttaacaaaacgtgtggaatggtttaatatttgattggcgcataaatgtgtattataaaaaaaaaatatcatgtggaatacgggttgggttgtttcacaaagactacaaacatcaccgctacttgtggcctagggtgatccttgttgccattatgggacacgcttgtggatctcgaatgccaagacttagattctggtcaagagtcctgggcgcccggtaacaatagatcattcgagtgacttgcatgatagcaacaaagtttgggcgagattgtacaacatctttgtaaagaattataacccgaacttcttaaactagaagcttactataagtggaagctttccataaatagtaagtttccaaaaatagacacttttgagaaataggaacttttctcgaaaaccgtcactgttaatatagttgctacattaataaacaaactttatgtctattagacattaactaatcaaagattatatctctaggttgagatctccggtttcatactccgttcatacttcttgcgtggaattacttatttggtactaaggtgaacttcatagcccctctttctactatttattaattgttttataaactCTGGGGTGAGACACAAGTTTACTTttaaaatgatttacaatttagaaacaagtgcctaaactatttgatatgcaatttcgtgagacttttgttaaacatgtatttattgttacatgcaaatccccgccataatatcgttaattgctggaattgaaattttgcaagcttaattattgtgagtaggcctattgagagtgacgtctctacccattggcgtgatcgtcaagggggtacataataatgattgccgacacccgtacagtgtcaggggttaatgtttagttcgatattataactcatggcatattgaatattttgatattttgaattaaatcttgtggtctaaaacttattatgattgttaaacctatgatgttcactcaacctttgtgttgacactttaagcatgtttgtctcaggtaaagATTGGTTTGTGtgatgccctatgatgcttagttagctgttgcattggagtccacatattagacttatcatttgttatttacatatgaatttcattatgtaaaacattagtatgtttccgctgcaaatcaaattttgttataaaacgtctcatttagagtcgttctcgtttatacatacttgtgttgtgatattgtgaagtcatatttctcaGCCCTATTTAGGGGTATGACATATAACATTCACGCTTCTCCAGCAACATTTAAATATCAAAATGTACTTGCACTTATCAACATCCTCACCATCATCACACATTTAATTCCCATCATTCATATCTGTAAACtagaaaaacaaacaaacaaacaaacaaactcaTCGATTCGCATTACATAAACCTATGTAATTTCATCAACACAACCAAATTTACAAACAAAATCACATAAACATGTCATTCCAGTTGGTTTACTTGAGTCTAAAGATATAATTTCAAAAATAAATATAGGAAGGTGAGGGCCTAACCAGCAAGATATTTGTGAGGGATACAAACAATAATGCATTTTGAAAATACACATGTATACAAAAAAAATACTCCAATGAAGTTTCTAATAGTAACATTGCATGTACATAATAACAAtctaatatgtatatatttataatagtcACCACCCTTTTGGCGAACGATTGCTTCCTTTGTTCCCTTCTTGAGCAGTTGCATGAGACTGTGGAGAACGATGATGGTGATGGTACGGAGATGGTGGTTGTGCGTATCGAtatggtgaagaagaagaagaaggagaagattGATAAGTGGAATGGTGTATACGAGGTACCTTTGGCCTTTCATTGATACCATCCAGTTGTTCTAACTTTTCCACTATTTCTTTCATTGATGGCCGGGTTTTTGGTTCAGGTCCAAGACATGTGAGGGCTAATTGAGCTATTTGGCCTGCAGCTTTTGAAGGGTATCTTCCTTCAAGACGCGTGTCCATTATGTTCTTCAGCTTCCTTCGGTCAGCTAAGAAAGGTTTGACCCAGTCACTCAGATTCTGTTGGGCAGCTGGGCGACTAGTGTCGAGTGCCCGCATACCTGTTAGCATTTCAACCAATACAATTCCAAAACCATAGACGTCGCTCTTTACATATAAATGTCCTGCAAAatagaatgtatatatatatatgttcttaAATTACTTGATTGCTTTTATACTGCACTAGTCACTAGTCAGTCATGTGTGGTAGGTATACgtgttcaattcatattcataatataCAGTAGTAATTGTACTCTGTACATTTCAAGGAGGATCGGGGGTTACCTGTAGAAACATATTCAGGAGCAGCATAGCCATAAGTTCCCATGACTCGTGTTGTTACATGTGACTGACTTGCTGAAGGACCTACTTTAGCAAGCCCAAAGTCTGATATCTTGGCATTGTAAGACTGCCCAAAACCAAATTATATTATAACATTATCAAAACTGATGAGAAACACAAAATTGCTTGAtactagtgtatatatatatatatatagtactaacccCATCGAGTAAAATGTTTGAGGCCTTGAAGTCTCTATAAATAACTTGTTTCTCAGAAGTGTGCAAAAATGCCAGACCACGAGCTGCTCCTATCAGGATCTTGAGCCGAATATCCCACGGAAGTGGCTGAACGGTCGAACCTCCTGCCCAAATATGAGTTAACAGTACCATTATTCATTAGTAGAAGGACCaaaatatgatgatgataataatattttcaaaATAGTACAGTAGTATTATTACTTCCAAAAAGATGGTTTTCCAAGCTTCCTTTTTGCATAAATTCATATACAAGTAGCAACTCTGTACCCTCGTAACAATATCCCAACAGTTTAACAAGATTTGGGTGAGAAAGCCTCCCTAGGAAATCCACCTCAGTCTGCTCAAATCAAACCACAATCATTATTCAGCATTATTCATTAAATTATTGATTCATTAGTTTACTTATCATTAGCATATACTGTATATTCAACTTCTTCCATTAATATTGTTCCAACAACATTTAACATAtactgtaacatatatatatatatatatatatacctgccaTTCTTCCAATCCTTGCATGCTTTCAGAATTCAACTTCTTGACAGCAACTACATTATTCTTTGAAGTGGCCTTGTCTTCCAGCCAGGCTTTATATACCTTCCCAAAACCACCTTCACCTAAAACTGTATCACGGCGAAAATTTCTACTAGCGGTTTTAAGTTCAGCAAAGCTAAATACTCTAAGATTAGGATGGGGCAATATCTGTCCGTCCGGACCCAAACAATCACCACTGCTACTTGCTGCTGAAAACTGGCTGTCCCGGGAGACTTTAGTACTTGTTCCTGATGATGATGAGTTTGTAGTAGTGCTGACGATGCTATGTGATACGCCTTTGATATATTCACAgttaatcaatcaatcaatcaatcaacatGTCATTATTTCTTATCAATCAATTTTCAAACACGACTTTGATTGACAGTTTACGTAACTAACCAACTTTGGTACTGGCATGGTGTGTAATTTCTAAAGTAAACAACATCATGAATTCTACACTAATGAATCCatacaacttggagctttaatcatCAACATCGACACTTTACTATAAAGCATAAACATACAGTTCAGACAAGACAAAAATGAACAAAAacatatataaatttgaatttgaTTACAAGTcaacaagaaaaaaaaataagaagtaGTCATGAATACAAATTAAAAGTGAACTACAAGTAAGATTATGTAGTAAGTACCCATATTGAGTTAAAAAAATATATGATTTGTCAGCAGAGAAAACAAGGTGTCTATTTACTTTCAAATAAACAAATCGAAGCACCCACTAAGACCACTTGTATTGGTTGAAGGCATTTCTTGCGGTGTTACTTGACTTTTTGCACTTTTTGGATGAGTATGACTTTTTGCACTTTTTGGATGAGTATGACGTGTTTCTTTTTTTGATTGGAGTAGCGGTGGTGTTTCTTTTTTGTGTTAGTTAGTAGTATTGTGataatgtgttaaaatataattgggttaattattaaaaaggggtaaaaatattattttttaaataataaaaaacaAGAAACGGGTGTTGCTGACCCCGTTTCATTCTAACGCAACAATGGGAAACGCCTAAAAGTGATGGCCCGATACTGATGTTTGCGGCGTCTCTTTGTGTCCAGCAAGGCAAGTGACACCGTCACTTTGCCCCGATACAAGTCGCCTAATAAATACTCGTAGCATATACAAGTAGGCAGATAAAACAGGGGCCGTGAAATATACGCGCAATATTTAAAGACAGTTATTATGAATAAGATTGAAGTCAGATCTGGAAGTAAATTTAATTAAACAGATAACTAAAAAGAGCAAGCATCAAGTTTATAATAGTCACAAAACaccaaaatacatacatacatgatGAACATAAATAAAAATATCCAAAGTTAGGTGTTGTTCAAGGGCAGGGAGATTATATTAAGACAAAAGCATAGAAAGAAACAAAAAGAGTCAAGAAGAAGCCAGGAATCAATTTGATGTCTGTACCTGAATTACTGAGATTGCCGGTGGTGTTGGGGGTTTGATTACCGGAAGAAAAACAAATACCCATTATTTTATTAACTttgataatactccgtaataattacGTAGTTAATACTTAATACTATGAAGAATACTCGAACTTGTGAGTTTTccgctccttcttcttcttcttcttcttcttcttcttcttcttcttcttctttttcttcttattCTTATGAATCAAATGGCGTATTgaattaattagattattaaatCAATCATGAGTCAAGACCAAAAACTGCTTCTTTGACTAGACTTTGTTTCAGTGAAAAACTCCATTCATCTCAAATTTAATCTATGGTGGTTGTCTTGTTTATTTTTAAGGAGTCAAATGTTGCAAAGTAATCGGTGGGAACTTTAAAAATAGGGATATTCCGTAATTTGAAGATTAATTAAGGATTAAttgaattatatttttttatttttatatatttaaatattaaattttaaaattataaatgCAAATATAGAAAGAAAACTATATAGATAATATTGTAAGTAAATGAATATTGCTTGAATGAATTACAATGAATTGTCATCGCCTataaatatacacgagatcctatcACTAGCTTAACAACCGATCCTGCAATTCAGGGATTTTCTATCTTTGCTAAATATAATCGTTTGACTATAGGTTTGTTGCTATATATGTGCTAAGCTAAATATAGACAGGATATGATACAATATGTCAACAATATGTATCGGCTAATACACCCCCTCAGTTTGAGCGGGAGAGCGAGCGGACGTTTAAACTGTTCCGAAATTCTTCAAACAAGGCACGAGGTAACCCCTTGGTAAATATGTCTACAATTTGAAACCGTGTGGGAACATGAAGAACACGTACTTGCCCTCTGGCGACTTTTTCACGAACAAAGTGAATATCCATCTCAATATGATTCGTTCGTTGATGTTGCACTGGATTGCCGGAAAGAAAAATCGCACTAACATTATCACAAAAAACAATAGTAGCCTTGGACACCGGACAAGGGAGTTCTAACAAAAGATTGCGTAGCCAACATGATTCAGACACAACATTTGCAACACCTCGATATTCGGCTTCGGCACTAGAACGGGAAACAATAGGTTGGCGTTTAgcagatgataatgctaaaaacgaacatatatttcatagcattattcctcaagaaagacaagcttttagttgcaattgttctatttacaagtgatattcgtttaaataataaaaggtgaagacaaaagacagattcgacgaattgaagacgcaaacgaccaaaaagctcaaaagtacaaaatacaatcaaagaggttccaattattgataagaaacgtctcgaaattacaagagtacaagattcaaaacgcaaagtacaagatattaaattgtacgcaaggacgttcgaaaatccggaaccgggaccagagtcaactctcaacgctcgacgcaacggactaaaaattacaagtcaactatgcacataaatataatataatatttaaataattcttaaaattatttaatatattatatttatttataaaaccgtcggtaaacaaagagccaaacttgtgtgagctgtatttacaaactccgcgactcgcggagtttgaaggccaaaagggccgcgagtcgcggaggcccaaactctgaaagtccctataaagccaaccgaattctgatcatttttcacacttttaatctatctctctttcaatatatacgtaaaaatatatatataatttatattttaattttaattttaattttaaatcctaataataagggtatgttagcgaatgttgtaagggtgtaagtcgaaattctgtccgtgtaacgctacgctatttttaatcattgtaagttatgttcaacctttttaatttaatgtctcgtagctaagtaattattatgcttatttaaaacgaagtaatcatgatgttgggctaattactaaaattgggtaattgggctttgtaccataattggggtttggacaaaagaacgacacttgtggaaattagactatgggctattaatgggctttatatttgtttaactaaatgatagtttgttaatgttaatataaagatttacaattgggcgtccctataaattaccatatacactcgatcggacacgatgggcggggtatttatatgtacgaataatcgttcatttaaccgaacacgggaatggattaatagccactagaataattaaaacaggggtgaaattatgtacaaggacacttggtataattgataacaaaatattaataccttggattacactcagtcgatatcctggtgtaattattaaacaaagtattaaaatcttgttacagtttaagtccccaattagttggaatatttaacttcgggtataagaataatttgacgaggatactcgcactttatatttatgactgatggactgttatggacaaaaaccagacggacatattaaataatccaggacaaaggacaattaacccatgggcataaaactaaaatcaacacatcaaacatcatgattacggaagtttaaataagcataattcttttatttcatatttaatttcctttattttatatttaattgcacttctaattatcgcatttttattgttattttatttaattgcacttttaattatcgtacttttt includes these proteins:
- the LOC139852942 gene encoding probable serine/threonine-protein kinase PIX13 — its product is MGICFSSGNQTPNTTGNLSNSGVSHSIVSTTTNSSSSGTSTKVSRDSQFSAASSSGDCLGPDGQILPHPNLRVFSFAELKTASRNFRRDTVLGEGGFGKVYKAWLEDKATSKNNVVAVKKLNSESMQGLEEWQTEVDFLGRLSHPNLVKLLGYCYEGTELLLVYEFMQKGSLENHLFGRGSTVQPLPWDIRLKILIGAARGLAFLHTSEKQVIYRDFKASNILLDGSYNAKISDFGLAKVGPSASQSHVTTRVMGTYGYAAPEYVSTGHLYVKSDVYGFGIVLVEMLTGMRALDTSRPAAQQNLSDWVKPFLADRRKLKNIMDTRLEGRYPSKAAGQIAQLALTCLGPEPKTRPSMKEIVEKLEQLDGINERPKVPRIHHSTYQSSPSSSSSPYRYAQPPSPYHHHHRSPQSHATAQEGNKGSNRSPKGW